From a region of the Impatiens glandulifera chromosome 4, dImpGla2.1, whole genome shotgun sequence genome:
- the LOC124934172 gene encoding receptor-like cytosolic serine/threonine-protein kinase RBK2 yields MHPSTSPSNSHGHGITDGSAEEESRRQFPCHSSSLSAEDLDYQTRESSDNEMEYETDLSDPSSSTNPRTGHQWRAPRGIFRILKKGPQFPTFHNNINTIKKLSKKKSRSARQSMPSFDTSLDAECLPHLKSSWKNFSLSDLADATNNFSEENIIGEGGYSEVFRGNLKNGQLVAIKRLNRGSTEEVIADYLSELGILVHVNHPNIANVIGYGVDGGMHLVLHLSAHGSLSSILTGDKENLTWKIRYKIALGTAEGLSYLHEGCQRRIIHRDIKAANILLSEDFDAQISDFGMSKWLPDQWTHLTVSQFEGTFGYLPPEFFMHGIVDEKTDVYSYGVLLLEVITGRLALDKSQKSLVMWAKPLLTENKLTELIDPCLGEAYDTEQLSQMVTVAAMCLDQIPSERPTMSKVVQMLQGEEEHNLDKLRKFTRVRVLKRNLSLGTLEYENNNNPANI; encoded by the exons ATGCATCCTTCAACTTCTCCCag TAATAGCCATGGTCATGGCATTACTGATGGAAGTGCTGAAGAAGAGTCCAGGAGACAATTCCCATGTCACTCCTCCTCGCTCTCCGCAGAAG ACTTGGACTATCAGACAAGGGAATCTTCCGACAATGAGATGGAATATGAGACCGATCTCTCAGATCCGAGCTCATCAACAAATCCAAGGACTGGCCATCAATGGCGAGCTCCAAGAGGGATCTTCAGAATATTGAAGAAGGGACCTCAATTTCCTACTTTCCACAACAACATAAACACAATAAAGAAATTGTCAAAGAAAAAGAGCAGGAGCGCAAGACAAAGCATGCCCTCTTTTGATACTAGTTTGGATGCTGAATGCCTACCTCACCTGAAATCATCGTGGAAAAACTTTTCCCTTTCGGATCTTGCAGATGCAACCAACAATTTCAGCGAAG aaaatattattggaGAGGGAGGTTACTCTGAAGTTTTCAGAGGAAATCTGAAAAATGGGCAACTTGTAGCCATAAAAAGACTAAATAGAGGAAGCACAGAAGAGGTTATAGCTGATTATTTATCTGAGCTTGGTATATTAGTCCATGTGAATCATCCTAATATCGCCAATGTTATTGGATATGGAGTTGATGGTGGAATGCACCTTGTTCTTCATTTGTCTGCCCATGGGAGCTTATCATCGATCCTCACTG GTGATAAGGAGAATTTGACATGGAAAATCAGGTATAAGATTGCATTAGGAACAGCGGAAGGCTTATCGTATCTTCATGAAGGATGTCAACGTCGAATTATTCATAGGGATATAAAGGCTGCCAATATCCTTCTTTCTGAAGACTTTGATGCTCAG atatctgattttgggATGTCAAAGTGGCTGCCGGATCAATGGACACATCTCACAGTGTCACAATTTGAGGGCACATTTGG TTACCTTCCTCCCGAATTTTTCATGCATGGAATAGTGGACGAAAAGACTGATGTATATTCGTACGGTGTTCTATTGTTGGAAGTTATCACTGGACGGTTGGCTTTGGATAAATCCCAAAAGAGTCTCGTAATGTGG GCTAAACCTTTACTAACAGAAAACAAATTGACCGAGCTAATCGACCCATGTCTTGGTGAAGCCTATGACACAGAGCAGTTGAGTCAAATGGTGACAGTTGCGGCAATGTGCTTAGATCAAATCCCATCTGAACGGCCTACAATGAGCAAG GTGGTCCAGATGTTACAAGGAGAAGAAGAGCATAATTTGGATAAGCTGAGAAAATTCACGAGAGTGCGAGTTTTGAAGAGGAATTTATCATTGGGAACATTAGAGTACGAGAACAATAATAACCCTGCGAACatttga
- the LOC124934171 gene encoding pentatricopeptide repeat-containing protein At5g18950 — MARYSPNLTRLFLRQNPLSVQSNKPQFRNLGAGVDGSGEHSLQVQDQSPIPDNVQGLNQIMVQGIWRTIRTRPRWEQTLISDFPSVNFFDRYVLNGLLKQQANGLLSLRFFYWLTSQPGFFPDHSSCNLIFSCLLKAKASKAASSFIKSVDFTPEPDLLEAYIRCLCESGDYENALEVFDEMKSIGICPSLETWNSGLSALILASRTEEFWKLYGNMIEFGVAGDVETVDYIIRAFTIDKNVDEGHKLLMQVLGDGFVPSNAAFNKLISGFCKDGHYSRVSSLLHNMIAKNRTPDILTYQEIINGLCKRRMTHEGLRIFNDLKNRGYAPDRVMYTTMIHGLCKMKWIDDARKLWFEMIQKGIVPNEYTYNALAYGLCSIGNLKEAQELYKEMLNSGYRNSIVSYNTMIRGLSSFGMTKEANAMLAKMEKDGISRDTGTYNSLIKGFCEEGNIVEGLGLLNELHERGLQPSAASYTSLVEKCCEMGNLEEAKELWADMLNRGVEPANCVHDFIICGLLDKGYELEGFEWLDAMLKKNLKPKRQTFEGVINCLSEGDKLDDALYVLDCMFDIGYAISGCVFQSLVRKLCRNDLLDVERCLHNILE, encoded by the coding sequence ATGGCGAGGTATTCCCCAAATTTAACTCGCTTGTTTCTCCGACAAAATCCTCTCTCAGTACAAAGCAATAAACCCCAGTTCAGGAACCTTGGCGCCGGAGTAGATGGCAGCGGCGAACACTCACTCCAGGTCCAGGACCAGTCCCCTATTCCTGACAATGTTCAGGGATTGAATCAGATAATGGTACAAGGGATTTGGAGGACGATTCGAACTCGTCCCAGGTGGGAGCAAACCCTAATTTCTGATTTTCCGTCTGTCAATTTCTTCGATCGGTATGTTTTAAATGGGCTTCTAAAGCAGCAAGCTAATGGTCTTCTGTCACTTCGATTTTTTTACTGGTTGACGTCACAACCTGGGTTTTTTCCCGATCATTCTTCCTGCAATCTCATATTCAGTTGTCTTTTGAAAGCCAAAGCTTCGAAAGCTGCAAGTTCTTTCATAAAGTCTGTAGATTTTACTCCTGAACCAGATTTGTTGGAAGCTTATATTAGGTGTTTGTGTGAAAGTGGTGACTATGAAAATGCACTTGAGGTGTTCGATGAAATGAAAAGCATAGGAATTTGTCCGTCATTAGAAACCTGGAATTCGGGTTTATCAGCTCTTATCCTAGCTAGCAGGACTGAGGAGTTCTGGAAGTTGTACGGGAACATGATAGAGTTTGGTGTGGCGGGGGATGTGGAGACAGTTGACTATATAATTAGGGCTTTCACTATTGACAAGAATGTTGATGAAGGTCACAAACTGCTGATGCAGGTTCTAGGAGATGGTTTTGTTCCCAGTAATGCTGCTTTTAATAAACTGATTTCTGGTTTTTGCAAGGACGGCCATTACTCTAGGGTTTCTTCCCTACTTCATAACATGATTGCGAAAAACCGCACACCCGATATCCTTACCTATCAAGAAATCATCAATGGGTTATGCAAGAGGAGGATGACTCATGAAGGTCTTCGGATTTTTAACGACCTGAAAAATAGAGGTTATGCTCCCGATAGGGTAATGTACACAACTATGATTCACGGTCTTTGCAAGATGAAATGGATTGATGATGCCAGAAAGTTATGGTTTGAGATGATTCAGAAAGGAATTGTTCCAAATGAGTACACATATAATGCTCTTGCTTATGGTTTATGTAGCATTGGGAATCTGAAAGAGGCACAGGAGTTATATAAAGAAATGCTGAATAGTGGTTATAGAAATTCAATAGTTAGTTACAATACGATGATTAGAGGATTGTCCTCATTTGGAATGACCAAAGAAGCTAATGCTATGCTAGCGAAAATGGAAAAAGATGGTATTTCTCGTGATACTGGCACGTATAATTCTTTGATCAAAGGATTTTGCGAGGAAGGTAATATAGTTGAGGGTTTGGGGCTCCTAAACGAGCTCCATGAGCGGGGACTGCAACCGTCGGCTGCCTCGTACACGTCTCTTGTTGAGAAATGTTGCGAGATGGGAAATCTGGAAGAAGCGAAAGAATTGTGGGCTGACATGTTAAATAGGGGTGTGGAACCAGCAAATTGTGTTCATGATTTCATTATTTGTGGGTTGCTGGATAAAGGTTATGAATTGGAAGGGTTTGAATGGTTGGATGCAATGCTGAAGAAAAATCTGAAACCTAAAAGGCAGACATTTGAAGGAGTTATCAATTGTTTATCTGAAGGGGATAAGTTGGACGATGCTTTATACGTTCTTGATTGTATGTTTGATATTGGATATGCAATTAGTGGATGTGTTTTTCAATCGCTGGTCAGAAAGCTATGTAGAAATGATTTGCTTGATGTGGAAAGATGCCTGCATAATATCCTCGAATGA